In Euphorbia lathyris chromosome 9, ddEupLath1.1, whole genome shotgun sequence, the following are encoded in one genomic region:
- the LOC136206796 gene encoding gamma-interferon-responsive lysosomal thiol protein-like isoform X2 has translation MDRREVLGLYLVIVIVSGCSCSEKVRVSLYYEALCPYCEDFIVNRLVNLFYDKQLLSILNFTFIPWGNAFIQSDGTFLCQHGANECILNAIEACAITIYPDVEKHFRFIQCVESKWFEKREEEWVNCFEISGIGRQPIIDCYTTGYGNTLEHQFAAQTAQLNPSHRFVPWIVVNNHPLQEDFENFVSYICKAYKGSQVPDACKSVPQENSQLWKQNPAAVCSPNFTSSAPALHSHNIH, from the exons ATGGATCGTCGAGAGGTATTGGGTTTATATCTAGTTATAGTTATAGTGAGTGGTTGCAGCTGCAGTGAAAAAGTGAGAGTATCTTTGTACTATGAAGCTCTATGCCCATACTGTGAAGATTTCATAGTTAATCGATTGGTGAACCTTTTTTATGATAAACAGCTTCTCTCAATCCTCAATTTCACTTTCATTCCTTGGGGCAACGCTTTTATTCAATCCGATGGTACCTTCCTTTGCCAG CATGGGGCAAACGAATGCATCTTAAATGCCATTGAAGCCTGCGCCATAACCATCTACCCGGATGTG GAGAAGCATTTCAGGTTTATACAGTGTGTTGAGAGTAAGTGGTTTGAGAAAAGAGAGGAAGAGTGGGTTAATTGCTTTGAAATTTCTGGAATTGGTAGACAACCCATAATTGACTGCTATACTACTGGATATGGAAACACG CTTGAACATCAATTTGCAGCCCAAACAGCACAGCTTAATCCCTCTCATAGATTTGTACCCTGGATTGTTGTTAATAATCACCCCCTCCAAGAG GACTTTGAGAATTTTGTGAGCTATATATGCAAAGCTTATAAAGGGAGTCAAGTACCTGATGCTTGTAAATCTGTTCCACAAGAGAACAGTCAGTTGTGGAAGCAAAATCCTGCTGCAGTTTGTTCGCCCAACTTCACATCATCAGCACCAGCACTACATAGTCATAATATTCACTGA
- the LOC136206796 gene encoding gamma-interferon-responsive lysosomal thiol protein-like isoform X1 yields MDRREVLGLYLVIVIVSGCSCSEKVRVSLYYEALCPYCEDFIVNRLVNLFYDKQLLSILNFTFIPWGNAFIQSDGTFLCQHGANECILNAIEACAITIYPDVEKHFRFIQCVESKWFEKREEEWVNCFEISGIGRQPIIDCYTTGYGNTQLEHQFAAQTAQLNPSHRFVPWIVVNNHPLQEDFENFVSYICKAYKGSQVPDACKSVPQENSQLWKQNPAAVCSPNFTSSAPALHSHNIH; encoded by the exons ATGGATCGTCGAGAGGTATTGGGTTTATATCTAGTTATAGTTATAGTGAGTGGTTGCAGCTGCAGTGAAAAAGTGAGAGTATCTTTGTACTATGAAGCTCTATGCCCATACTGTGAAGATTTCATAGTTAATCGATTGGTGAACCTTTTTTATGATAAACAGCTTCTCTCAATCCTCAATTTCACTTTCATTCCTTGGGGCAACGCTTTTATTCAATCCGATGGTACCTTCCTTTGCCAG CATGGGGCAAACGAATGCATCTTAAATGCCATTGAAGCCTGCGCCATAACCATCTACCCGGATGTG GAGAAGCATTTCAGGTTTATACAGTGTGTTGAGAGTAAGTGGTTTGAGAAAAGAGAGGAAGAGTGGGTTAATTGCTTTGAAATTTCTGGAATTGGTAGACAACCCATAATTGACTGCTATACTACTGGATATGGAAACACG CAGCTTGAACATCAATTTGCAGCCCAAACAGCACAGCTTAATCCCTCTCATAGATTTGTACCCTGGATTGTTGTTAATAATCACCCCCTCCAAGAG GACTTTGAGAATTTTGTGAGCTATATATGCAAAGCTTATAAAGGGAGTCAAGTACCTGATGCTTGTAAATCTGTTCCACAAGAGAACAGTCAGTTGTGGAAGCAAAATCCTGCTGCAGTTTGTTCGCCCAACTTCACATCATCAGCACCAGCACTACATAGTCATAATATTCACTGA
- the LOC136206797 gene encoding gamma-interferon-responsive lysosomal thiol protein-like, which yields MISRTRKLAFSLFIPFTLIFLISPPCYAGKVNLSVYYETLCPACANFIVRNLMTIFNNGLTEIINLRMVPWGNAHITTVNGTVVCQNGFEECKLNTIQACAVNVWHDVNKYYALIYCMEFLVIEGQHQNWQTCFSSLGLSIKPVVDCYNNGTGAKLDNLYGYETAHLNPPQTFMPWVVVNNRPLGNDYNNFTAYVCNTYKGNIIPNACKQNPAAKINLTGEGHPVSYTNSTS from the exons ATGATTTCTCGGACTCGGAAATTAGCCTTCTCACTCTTTATTCCTTTCACTCTAATATTTTTGATATCTCCACCTTGTTATGCTGGAAAAGTCAATCTTTCTGTCTACTATGAAACTCTGTGTCCAGCCTGTGCAAATTTCATAGTCAGAAATCTCATGACTATATTCAACAATGGTCTCACCGAAATCATCAATCTCAGGATGGTTCCTTGGGGTAATGCACATATCACCACAGTTAACGGCACCGTGGTTTGCCAG AATGGTTTTGAGGAATGCAAATTAAATACAATACAAGCCTGTGCTGTCAATGTATGGCATGATGTG AACAAGTATTATGCTTTGATTTACTGCATGGAGTTCCTAGTAATTGAAGGACAACATCAAAATTGGCAAACTTGTTTCAGTTCACTTGGTTTATCTATAAAGCCTGTTGTGGACTGCTATAACAATGGCACCGGAGCAAAG CTAGACAATTTATATGGTTATGAAACTGCTCACCTTAATCCTCCACAAACATTCATGCCGTGGGTAGTTGTGAATAATCGACCACTTGGAAAT GATTATAACAATTTTACAGCCTACGTGTGCAACACTTATAAAGGAAACATCATACCTAATGCTTGCAAGCAAAATCCTGCAGCAAAGATCAACTTAACTGGAGAGGGACACCCAGTCTCCTATACAAATTCCACTTCttaa
- the LOC136206798 gene encoding kinetochore protein SPC24 homolog, with protein MGGFSGKIDVDKLLSFSDDLVSVLKEKRDMNILNQSLHQFKALRLSCDAGYNDSRSLLEDYQKKIDECKQKAEKAKLEVSADDELDPLQKELEQEREKEFLLMEELRVINSEINDLERRRILVEEQKQSLKKHEQEELREQRKLSMYASVTTIIPNLDEYSKISGHIVDRNKRKVEKFEFDPTNMTTFDTCQSIWKMINL; from the exons ATGGGGGGTTTTTCCGGAAAGATCGATGTGGACAAGTTATTATCGTTCAGCGATGACCTTGTGTCGGTTTTGAAGGAAAAGAGGGATATGAACATTCTTAATCAAAGTCTTCACCAGTTTAAAGCTCTTCGGTTATCTTGCGACGCCGGATACAACGATAGTCGGAGCCTTCTCGAAG ATTATCAGAAAAAGATAGATGAATGCAAGCAGAAAGCTGAGAAGGCAAAACTTGAGGTTTCTGCAGATGACGAATTGGACCCTCTTCAGAAGGAATTAGAACAAGAACGTGAAAAAGAATTTCTATTGATGGAGGAGCTTAGA GTTATCAACAGTGAGATAAATGATCTCGAACGACGAAGGATTTTAgttgaagaacaaaaacaatcttTGAAGAAACATGAGCAAGAAGAGCTGAGGGAACA GAGGAAGCTTTCAATGTATGCTTCTGTCACAACTATCATTCCCAATTTGGATGAGTACTCCAAAATCTCAGGCC ATATTGTGGATAGAAATAAAAGGAAGGTTGAGAAATTTGAATTTGACCCAACAAACATGACCACATTTGATACATGCCAAAGCATTTGGAAGATGATAAATCTGTGA